A segment of the Mastacembelus armatus chromosome 7, fMasArm1.2, whole genome shotgun sequence genome:
TGGACTCCCAAGGCTGTGCTCCGACAACCACGGACCTCCACTGCTAGCCGCCTCTTCATCTCCTGCAGCTCACCCTTTAGACGGGTTATTCTGCGCTCACCTGCCCCAAGCATGGCAGCCTGATGTCCAATCAGCTGGACAACACCCTTTATCTGCTGGGCCAAACGAGACTCTCTTTCATGCCAGCTGCTGTTGGCTTGATCCACCTGGTGGACCACTGTTCCCAGTGAATCCTGGAGTCCTCTCAAGGTGTGGTTAACTGAGTGGATATTAAGTTTGAGAATTGTGAGCTCCCCCTCTGCTTGTTCCTGCTGGTCGCCGACAGTCAGATGTTTCAGGATGTTCTGTAGTGTGACATTGAGGCTATTCAAACGGACCTCTTGGGTGTCTAGCACCCCCTGCACATTCTGCTTCTCTGCCAAGTTAACACTTGGTGCAGCAGAGTCTTCCTGGATGGCAGATGGGTTTTGAGTTGTGGAACAAGAAGAGCAGATAGTCTCAAGGCTGCTCAAATGTTTCTGCACTAGCTCTATATCCATCTGTAGTTTCCCTCGGAGAGACTCCAGCCCTGTCTCCAGAGTAGGAACAGCATGACCTTCCAGGAGAGTGGGGGCACTGGTATTTCCCAGCTCCTCCAAAGCTATCAGTAAACGACTCTCCAGAGCCCTTAATTTATCATTCATTCTGGCCTCCAGGCCCTGTCCTGACTGCCCACTCAGATTCAGCTTGGCCTCCACATACCCCAGACGCCCTTCCAATATCCCTTCTATGTGGTCCTTATGTCCACCCAGCTCCACTCTCAGGTGTCCCTGGGACTGGTTGAGGCCTGCCACTGAGGTTTCCAACAGCCACACTCTTTCAGCTAGTCCGCTCACTCTACCACAACAGTTCTCTGCAGCCTTCAAACTGTGGAGCTGTGCCTGGAGCTCCCTCAGCTCTGTTCTCATGTCTGTGGTACTTTCCTGCAGAGCATCTTccatctgctgctgcctctcACCTTGTTCTCTCTGACATTGATGATGCACATCCCCAGCTTTTTTCTCACATCTGCCCTCAGCAGTCTCCACACGCTTCTCAAACCCAGCAAGAATTTCTGTCCTGGCTGCATTCAGCTTGGCATCTATCAACTTCTCCATAGCTCTCTGGGCATTTCCCCCAAGATAGCTAGTGGAGTCAGATACCACTCCCTCTGTATTTGACATCTTCAATGCACCATCATGCCCCATCACTGTTGCTTTGAGGTCCTGCAGCTCCACTGTCTTGGCCTGCAGCTCTGTCCTGAGCTCCTCTACCCTTCTGTTCAGTTCTGTAAGCCCTGGAAACACATATCTGCCATCTAGAACCTCTGTTTCAGGGTTTCCCACAGGAATCTCTGCAAACCCTACAGTGGATGGGCCAGAGgctacagctggagcaggaaGAGGACCAGGGACTGCAGAGAGCAGAGCTGATAACATCCTGTTGGCGTCCTCTCTCAGTGAGGCTCGAAGACTGTCCTCCAGTCCATTCACAGTTCCCCTCAGCGTCTCCAGACCCTGGTTTAGACGTCGTACATCCTCTTCTATTTGAAATATTCGCTCCTCTGTTTCACTGTCTAGACCTTGGCctaaagagagaaggaaaagctGTTACCATAAGAACACTATCGTACTCTTTTGTGCTTTGGTGTGATTGCAGTTtaaattactgttattattatagtagcagcagtagtagtactagtatggtcataaatattataaaatgtatattatcAACAAGACCGTCATAGTTACCTGTctaaattaaatatgaaaaacaagcTGCCTTAATATTGccctttttatgtttttttaaaaaactattatgattattattatgattattattgttatacatttattataaaacaataactaTGTGAAAATATCTGAATATACAATTCTTCTCTGCTGTgttaatttgtaatttgtgttccTAATGTTCCCTtatccacaatataaacaaatctATTAGTACTGTATTACTTTCACCATTGTCAtttgtctctcttttgttttcctatCCCCTTCTCTTCCTCACATCTACACAacacaccatcacacacacaaatcacatcaAACTGTACCACTTCTGTGCCCATGTGttccttttttttgcttttttgtttcgttttttgttttgcattgtttttcttgttataATGTTATGATAAAGAAAGAATTAAGTGTGTAATTTGGAGTTAAGACACACCTACGGTCTCACCCTCAGGCTGTTCTCCaccagagggaggaggagggattGCCTCTGGTGTTTGCTCCTCAGGTCCTTGACTTTGCTCATGTTCTGGGTTTTGCTCTGTGTGATGTGGCTCCTCATTATCTGGCATTGCTTCTGGCCCAGGTGGATAAGACTCGAAGGTGGTGTCTGGGTTGGAGGAGGACCTTGATGGCCCAAAGTAGTGCACTGGGTAAGAATTAAAGCTGCCAGTGGGAGGGCCCTTCGGTTGGCTCCATGGGTTTGCTTTCACAGCTGTGTTAATAGGTGGACCCTTGAACATGGGCCCCTTAAACATAGGACCTTTGTATTGTGGCCCCTTAAACTGTGGGCCTTTCATTGGTGAACCCTTAAATGGTGGCATCATTTTCATGGGGTGTTGGTAATCTGGAGGTCCCTCCATACAGCCATACCCAGAGTACCCGGGACAACAACGCCACTCCAGCTCTGTAACAGTTTTATGTGCAACCTTGTACATCGGTTTGTACATCTGACGATACCTGAGGGGGAACAACCAATGAGTCAAGAATACACATGAGACTGTAGTATTTTTTACTTTGTACCCTGAAGTAATAAGAATCAAAATTTTCTTTTACTATAAGACAGATCAAAGGCTAAATATGACCATGGCATATTAGGAGTTTACTCACAACAGTGTTGGACATTTTTTCCCCCAGGAACACTTATTGTACTCAGCTTTTACATAAGGGACTGCCCCATCATGCACTGTGTAGGAAACTGTCTTTTCAACGATATAGGCACAATGGTTGCTGGGAAGAGGAGATACAAGATGATAGAAGACACATAAATATGATTTCTAGTtgtctttaaaacacaaaatttgatcaatcaaaataaaatcagcacaGAACAGACTGAACTTACTTCTGCCTGCTGGTGGATTTGCCTTGGTCGTGGTGTTGACTAAGCCCAGCTTTATACTGGTTAAAGTGGAGTGGTCGATAAAACTTGGTTTCAGCCAGGGACAGAAATAGGgtcatgaacagaaaaaaactcagAGCCATGATAAAATGCATCCTTAAATGTCCAGTAATCAAAAGCTTGATAAAAGCAGTCTTCAAACGGAGGTAATGGCAATCTCACGAATGAAAAAAAGTATTCCTCCGTCAAGCAACATGTATTACCCTAAATATTCCACTTCATTCCCTTGTTTGGAAATTAATTGCCAGACTTGTGACAAagggaaatatttaaaaaacaagctACAAAATTCACATTACAAAAAAAGACTTCAGTCAAAGTGTCACTCTGTGAACGCTGGCCCTGACGCTGGCTGTGGCTCTGGTAGACTCAGTTAGAATGACAGCAGTCCACTGTGAGTTTGGCGGACTACAGATGCCACTAATAGGGCTCCGCTGGTACCATCTGCATAGCTCCTCCTACTCTACCTCCTCAAAGTAACACCAGAGTGACACTTGGGGAGAGAAGCCCCACCTCCTCAGTTTTTTCTGTGCTATTCTGTAGTACTGAACTTCACAGAAAATCCCATGAGCTATGTTCCCACTCAGACTTCATGGCAAATCAGAGGAAACAGTACATCACCTCCATAGCCTACAACACCAGGCCTTTACCCAAAATagccttgttttcttttttcagtagtgcaaataaatattaatcCAAGATGGCAAATTAATCTAGTTGACAATTACGTACTTTAGGGTGTGAAGGGAAAAAGGATGCTTACCCTGTCTTTTATAGGAACTTTGAATTTGTAggccttatttttttttacagaggaCATTTTGACGTAATGTAGATAAGAAAAAATTGGTTAAAAGCATTTTTGATTATGTCAGTACTTTTTTAAAGCCCCCTATGtgattatcatcatcatcatcatcattctttGTAGCCATGCAGTTCCCATTCTTCCTAGGTGCCCTTAAATTCCATTATCATCACCCTCTATGTAGAGTTCAGAATACATGCATTATTAATGGTTCTATCCAAAATCACTCGCTCATTCACAGATTCAGTATTCCCTGTAAAATAGGGagtaaaataaaagttcaaaATTATTCAAAATTCAGCTTTAGCCTCACTAATCATGTAGAAAACTAGTATTGCATTGTGGGACAACTAGCAGACCATACCATGTACAGTAATTTTTCCAGTCCAGTGTATACCTTTGGAGTGTAGTGTAAAGTACTCACCATTCAGGAAACAACCAATGTCATATATTGTATACAAGATGCAGTGCAGTGTCAGGCTGCAACTGCTAATTATTTTGgattgtgtgtatgaatgtattatttttatatttatttatattcatatttttagattattattgTCTAGGGTGTAGTAGTAATATTGTGCAGTAAAAATGTCGATCTCAGTTCCCTTCATGTTATGAAAGTATTAGCTTTAGTATTTGAATATCAGTTCATTATCTGAATATTCAAACTAACTAGTTACTAATTAGTAAATCTTCAGAAGTTGAGGTTATTTGATGACTTGGCAAAGTAAAACATCCTTGGGTCTTTTacttcacacatgcacactgacagTCTGAACCCTGACCTAACAGCAAACCTACAAGGAAGgggaacaaataaaaacaaatgcccTGTGTTGAAGGCTGCCACAGTACACACCCTCTGTGTTCCTTTCCCCACAAGTCCACACACGGACTCACAGGACAAGTCTTTGTACAGCTGAATAAGTTCACCCCCCTGAGTACAGAAGCCTGACTGCAGCTGGGACACTTTCCACTTAAAAATAGGATTCAGAATGTGCCACATTTTAGCTGCATGCAATCGTCATTATTAGTTTATTATGACAATACAGATTTCACATCTCGAGTGAAATATGGAATTTACAGTATTAACTTTTGGAGGACAAACTAAACGCACTTGtgaataaatttgaatttaactgctttaatgtatttatttatttatttatttattttggcctTTAAAACTGTTGGTtacattttgctttctttttagtCTGTTCCTCTATTCTATTAATCTGGGGAATGCAGTGCCAGGTTGTGAATCTTTTACATAGTAAAATATACCTTTTAAAGGGTACCTACCTAAAAAATGGATGGCAAGGCTGTCTGTGATGATATATATGCCCAAAGAAGATAGAAGATCAAGCAAACTAAATACCACAGTTTCCATTTAACAGGTGGTTTTAAggtctgtgttttatctgtctGCCTTGTTAAGATGAGGGCAGTTGTTCCCAACTATTTCTACATACTTGTGACTTTACTCGTGACTTACCTTTTAAAAAGAGTGTGTATTTGCAGCCTCTTTTGACATTTCAGATTGTTAGCAGTCCCACCAAAGAGGCATTTCCTCTTGTTTAATTGTTTAAGACCCAAAGAAGAAATTATTGTCTGGGTAATTATACTTAAAAGCAAAGAATGGAGAAGAGTCTTGTGTaacaaacctttattttttttccccattaatAATTTTACGACTTCTTGATCTTCATCCAGGGAACCACTGGACTAACCACCTAGCTGTGTATGTATCAACTGAGGCGGAGCACTTGTACAAAGCAGCCCTGTAATATAACTGAGCCTCCTCCGTCTTTCACCCAGGGAGTAGTGTTTTCTTTGAGAGCTTCATCTTTTCCTCTGTAAACACAGAGCCAATGCAACTGACCAAAAAAGCTCTcgttttgtttcattttgtttcaacTGTTCAGTGGACATTCTCCCACAGGCACTGTGGCTCGTCAGGATGCATTTCATTCAACTCCACTCAgctgttcatgtttttctttcaaaagagGCCTTCTTCTGGGTCTTCCTCCACAGAGCTCCTTCAGTAAGCAACCTACAGTGCAACTGGCCACCTTTGGACCTCAGCTTGTGTCTGTTCAAAAGTTTTCCTTAGTTCTTTTACACTTTTGAACACTCTCTGTTTATTAATCTGGGCTTGATTTTCTTGTTATGGTCCGCATCCAATGAGACTGGCTGTAATCATGTACTATAGAACTTAAACTTCTTTCTAAACTTAAACATTTTATCAGAAACTGTGGTCACAAGAAACgtcaagctgcttggagatggtcttgtAGTCTTCACCTTTACTatgtttgatctttttttttttaatctcctaTTAATTTATCTCTTTATCTTCTCCaccttttcatttaaacagaCTGAATGACTGATAATAAGATTGACTTAGGATACTAATTTAACACAGTTGTCTGATGAGACATCACTATAGTCTGCTTATTTTTCCATACAAAAATCTTTATTCAGCCCAGAATTATAGTAGAGTAAGCAAGATTGTAAGGCTGTTTCATAGCTGTTATTCAACAGCAAACCAAAGGCATGCAGGTACACAGAACAAAAGAGCTTTTAATTTCAACACTTTCTGGAAAGAACAGAGTATTATTTTTGTGAGGTGTAAGGGTACGTCTGTATGTATGGACCACGATTAAGGGCAGGCATTCATGAAAACTGTTTTGCTGTGACCATTGTAATGTGACCTCATTTAAAACAAGAGTAACACTGTGTCCATTATTTTGCAGGGATCATTTGATTGACCCTTTTTGATGCAGACTCATTTCCTGTATCCTGTTTGTACCAGGTCCCACCTCTTTTCCCTAGAAACACCCTGTTCAGAGCAGATACCCagaagtgtgtgagtgtgggcgACATATTCTGTGTGAGCTCTTTTACTCCTTGATTTGTAAACAAGCTGTCATTGTATCACATGAAACATGTTGCAGAATGCACAGCATCCAGGCTCGAGCTTTCTGCTTCTGAAACAAGTGCAGC
Coding sequences within it:
- the emilin3a gene encoding EMILIN-3 — encoded protein: MHFIMALSFFLFMTLFLSLAETKFYRPLHFNQYKAGLSQHHDQGKSTSRQNNHCAYIVEKTVSYTVHDGAVPYVKAEYNKCSWGKKCPTLLYRQMYKPMYKVAHKTVTELEWRCCPGYSGYGCMEGPPDYQHPMKMMPPFKGSPMKGPQFKGPQYKGPMFKGPMFKGPPINTAVKANPWSQPKGPPTGSFNSYPVHYFGPSRSSSNPDTTFESYPPGPEAMPDNEEPHHTEQNPEHEQSQGPEEQTPEAIPPPPSGGEQPEGETVGQGLDSETEERIFQIEEDVRRLNQGLETLRGTVNGLEDSLRASLREDANRMLSALLSAVPGPLPAPAVASGPSTVGFAEIPVGNPETEVLDGRYVFPGLTELNRRVEELRTELQAKTVELQDLKATVMGHDGALKMSNTEGVVSDSTSYLGGNAQRAMEKLIDAKLNAARTEILAGFEKRVETAEGRCEKKAGDVHHQCQREQGERQQQMEDALQESTTDMRTELRELQAQLHSLKAAENCCGRVSGLAERVWLLETSVAGLNQSQGHLRVELGGHKDHIEGILEGRLGYVEAKLNLSGQSGQGLEARMNDKLRALESRLLIALEELGNTSAPTLLEGHAVPTLETGLESLRGKLQMDIELVQKHLSSLETICSSCSTTQNPSAIQEDSAAPSVNLAEKQNVQGVLDTQEVRLNSLNVTLQNILKHLTVGDQQEQAEGELTILKLNIHSVNHTLRGLQDSLGTVVHQVDQANSSWHERESRLAQQIKGVVQLIGHQAAMLGAGERRITRLKGELQEMKRRLAVEVRGCRSTALGVQKEVTEVGGRVASVENQCKGLTYLAEDLDRIREELERQSNGFLMQVNGTLSSHAQQLSELKGELRNCTSQVEPTQQSLNLEAEPGRGDTFTLN